The Candidatus Thiothrix anitrata genome includes the window TGGTGCGCCGGGGTTGTACTCCGCACGTTATTCCGGTGCAGGTGATGCCGCCAATAACACCAAGTTACTGGAAGCGTTAAAAGATGTGCCGGATGCGCAGCGTACTGCGCGGTTCTATTGCTGCATCGTGTATTTACGTCATGCCGACGATCAATTGCCCATCATTGCGGAAGCGAGTTGGGAAGGCAGAATCTTGCATGAGTTGAGCGGTGCAAACGGGTTTGGCTATGACCCGTTGTTTTATGTGCCGACTCACGGCTGCTCTTCCGCTGAATTACCGCCGGAAGAAAAAAACCGTATCAGTCATCGCGGACAGGCATTACGCAAACTGCATAAGTTATTGGCAGTTCCCTCTCCCTTTGAGGGACGACCCTTGGAAGGGTCTGGGTGCGGGGTAGGGTGAGGGGTATAAACAAACTTATTATCCTCGACCGCGACGGCGTAATTAACGAGGATTCGGATAATTTCATCCGCAGCGTGGCTGAATGGATCCCAATTCCCGGCAGCATTGAAGCCATGGCGCGGCTGTATCACGCCGGTTACACCTTGACGGTGGCGACTAATCAATCGGGTATCGCACGCGGCTATTACAGCGTGGAAGAATTGGATGCGATGCACGCCAAGTTACGCGGATTATTGGCAGCACACGGTGCGGAAATTGCGTTGATCGCGTATTGCCCACATCTAGGCGAAGCGCAGTGCGCGTGTCGTAAACCCAAACCGGGCATGATGTTCGATATTGCGCAACAGCTTGGCGCGGACGTGACGCAAGCGGTAGTGGTGGGGGATTCGTTACGCGACTGGCAAGCCGCCGCCGCAGCGGGCGCGGGTTATGTGCAAGTGCGTACCGGCAAAGGCGAACGCACCTTAGCTGATGGGCGTTTACCCGCCGATATACCTGTGTTCGACAATCTGGCACACTACGTCGATTCACTCCTTTAGCAAAAGTACACAACGCATGAACGCATTAAATACATTCTGGTTGGGGTTGCGGGCTGCCATTTACTGGGCGGGTTCGGTAGTCAGCACTTTGTTGGTTGGCGGCATGATGATGGTGGTGCTGTGGGCATTGCCAGATAAAGTGCGTTACCCGGCTGTTACCTTGTGGAACCGTTTCAATGTGTGGTGGTTGGAAGTGACTTGCGGGGTCAAATACCGGGTGTTAGGGCGTGAAAACATCCCGGCGCAAGGTGCGTTTCTGATCATGGCAAACCACCAATCGACGTGGGAAACCTATGCCTTGCCGGTAATTTTTCCGCAGCGTTTGACTTGGGTGCTCAAGCAAGAGTTATTGAAAATTCCGTTTTTCGGCTGGGGTTTACGTATGCTGCGCCCGATTGCGATTGACCGCAGCGCGGGGCGTGCCGCGATTAAACAAATGAGTCAGCAGGGTAAAGCCTTGCTGGAAGCCGGTATTTGCGTGGTTATTTTCCCGGAAGGCACTCGCATTGCCCCACCGGAAACCGGCGAATTCAAAATCGGTGGCGCATTGATGGCGGCACAAATCGGTGCTTTGGTGGTTCCGGTGGCACACAATGCCGGGGAAAGTTGGCGGCGGCACGCTTGGATCAAAAAGCCCGGTACGATTACCGTGAGTATCGGCGAGCCATTGTTAACCAAAGGCATGAAAGCCGACGCAATTAATCAGCACGTCAGGGGCTGGATTGAGGCTGAAAAAGCTCGGTTGCCGCCGCCAGCTTACGCTTAGCCCGCCCGGTTACGCATGTGATCCGCGACGTTGGCAAACGAAGATTTCAGTTGTAACTTGAATAACTCGTCACTGACTTGCTCATCCAATGCCTGATTAATGCACATTAACCACTGGTCACGCATTTGCGTATCCACCGGGAAAGGCATGTGCCGCGCTCGCAAACGCGGATGCCCGTATTCGGCTTCGTACAATCCGGGGCCACCGAGCCAGCCCGATAAAAACTTAAAAAGTTTGTCGCGTGCACTTTGCAAATCTTGCTGATGAATTTTGCGCAATTCCCACGCTTCTGGCAGTTCGTCCATTAAGTCATAAAAGCGGTTAACCAATTGGCGTATGCCTTGTTCGCCGCCGAGCATGTCGTAGTGGGTTCTGATGGGTAATTCCATTAAGCACTCCGTGTTTGCTGAAAAAAGCGCAAGTCTACGGCGTTTTTCGCACTATCAGCATGTAATTTCGCAAATACATTAGAAAATTAACATATTGTCAGTATAATCGCGCCTTTCATGAATTCATTGAGTACTCCGTTGTGATCCAGAACCTGCGAAATATCGCCATCATTGCCCACGTTGACCACGGCAAAACCACCCTTGTAGACAAACTCCTACAACAATCCGGTACTTTGGGCGAACGCGCCGAAGTCTCCGAACGCATGATGGACTCTAACGCGCTGGAGAAAGAGCGCGGCATTACCATTTTGGCGAAAAACACCGCTTTGCGTTGGACTAACCCTGAAGATGGTCAAGAATACCGCATCAATATCGTCGACACACCGGGACATGCGGACTTCGGCGGCGAAGTAGAGCGCGTATTATCAATGGTTGACTCCGTATTACTGTTGGTTGACGCGGTTGATGGCCCAATGCCACAAACCCGTTTCGTTACCCAAAAAGCGTTTTCCCACGGCTTGAAACCGATTCTGGTCGTCAACAAAATCGACCGTCCGGGTGCGAACCCGCACCGCGTTATGGATCAGGTGTTTGAACTGTTTGATAACCTTGGCGCGACTGACGAGCAGCTCGATTTCCCAGTGGTTTACTCTTCTGCCATCAACGGCTATGCGGGCTTGGAAGAAACGGTTAGCGGCGGCGATATGACCCCGTTGTTCCAAACCATTATCAACAGCGTCGCCGCGCCAGACGTTGACCCCGATGCACCGTTCCAGTTGCAAATCAGCCAATTGGACTACAACTCTTACCTCGGCATTATCGGGATTGGGCGTATCAAGCAAGGTCGCGTCAAAACCAATACCCAAGTTAAAGTCATCGACACCGAAGGCAAAATCCGTAACGGTCGCGTGCTGAAAATCCTCGGCTTTAACGGTCTGGATCGCGTCGAAGTCAACGAAGCGCAAGCGGGTGACATTATTGCGTTCTCCGGTATGGATGAGCTGCACATTTCCGACACCGTGTGTGACCCAGAAAATGTGGTTGCATTGCCGCCGCTGACCATTGACGAACCGACCGTCACCATGACGTTCCAAGTCAATACTTCACCGTTTGCGGGCAAAGAAGTTAAAACTGGTACATCTTCACGTCGCTTGAACGAGCGTTTGAAGCAAGAATTGCTGCACAACGTAGCGTTGCGCGTCGAAGACACCGCTGACCCTGAGAAATTCAAAGTCTCCGGTCGTGGTGAATTGCACTTAGGCATCCTGATCGAAAATATGCGTCGTGAAGGCTATGAACTCGCGGTTTCCCGCCCGGAAGTTATCATCCGTGAAATCGACGGTGTGAAAATGGAACCGTTTGAAAACGTGACCGTTGACATCGAAGAGTCCAGCCAAGGCAAAGTCATGGAAGCACTGGGCGAACGCCGTGCGGAACTGAAAGACATGGCTCCCGATGGTAAAGGTCGGGTGCGTTTGGAATACCGGATGCCCGCTCGCGGTTTGATCGGTTTCCAGACTGATTTCATGACCATGACTTCGGGTACTGGTTTGATTTACCACGTATTTGATAACTACGCACCGTTCAAAGCGGGCGCGATTGGCAACCGTCACAACGGCGTATTGATTTCTAACGGCACAGGCAAAGCTTTGGCTTACGCCCTGTTCAGCCTGCAAGAGCGTGGTAAGTTGTTCGTCGGTCACACAGAAGAAGTGTACGAAGGTCAAGTTGTCGGTATCCATACCCGCGACAATGACTTGGTAGTTAACCCGCTGAAAGCTAAGCAGT containing:
- the rdgB gene encoding RdgB/HAM1 family non-canonical purine NTP pyrophosphatase — its product is MSQRIVLASGNAGKLREFNAMMIDLGLEVVRQSEFGVSDADETGLTFVENALIKARHAAQATGMPAMADDSGIVVDALGGAPGLYSARYSGAGDAANNTKLLEALKDVPDAQRTARFYCCIVYLRHADDQLPIIAEASWEGRILHELSGANGFGYDPLFYVPTHGCSSAELPPEEKNRISHRGQALRKLHKLLAVPSPFEGRPLEGSGCGVG
- the gmhB gene encoding D-glycero-beta-D-manno-heptose 1,7-bisphosphate 7-phosphatase; protein product: MRGINKLIILDRDGVINEDSDNFIRSVAEWIPIPGSIEAMARLYHAGYTLTVATNQSGIARGYYSVEELDAMHAKLRGLLAAHGAEIALIAYCPHLGEAQCACRKPKPGMMFDIAQQLGADVTQAVVVGDSLRDWQAAAAAGAGYVQVRTGKGERTLADGRLPADIPVFDNLAHYVDSLL
- a CDS encoding lysophospholipid acyltransferase family protein; the encoded protein is MNALNTFWLGLRAAIYWAGSVVSTLLVGGMMMVVLWALPDKVRYPAVTLWNRFNVWWLEVTCGVKYRVLGRENIPAQGAFLIMANHQSTWETYALPVIFPQRLTWVLKQELLKIPFFGWGLRMLRPIAIDRSAGRAAIKQMSQQGKALLEAGICVVIFPEGTRIAPPETGEFKIGGALMAAQIGALVVPVAHNAGESWRRHAWIKKPGTITVSIGEPLLTKGMKADAINQHVRGWIEAEKARLPPPAYA
- a CDS encoding group II truncated hemoglobin → MELPIRTHYDMLGGEQGIRQLVNRFYDLMDELPEAWELRKIHQQDLQSARDKLFKFLSGWLGGPGLYEAEYGHPRLRARHMPFPVDTQMRDQWLMCINQALDEQVSDELFKLQLKSSFANVADHMRNRAG
- the typA gene encoding translational GTPase TypA, which translates into the protein MIQNLRNIAIIAHVDHGKTTLVDKLLQQSGTLGERAEVSERMMDSNALEKERGITILAKNTALRWTNPEDGQEYRINIVDTPGHADFGGEVERVLSMVDSVLLLVDAVDGPMPQTRFVTQKAFSHGLKPILVVNKIDRPGANPHRVMDQVFELFDNLGATDEQLDFPVVYSSAINGYAGLEETVSGGDMTPLFQTIINSVAAPDVDPDAPFQLQISQLDYNSYLGIIGIGRIKQGRVKTNTQVKVIDTEGKIRNGRVLKILGFNGLDRVEVNEAQAGDIIAFSGMDELHISDTVCDPENVVALPPLTIDEPTVTMTFQVNTSPFAGKEVKTGTSSRRLNERLKQELLHNVALRVEDTADPEKFKVSGRGELHLGILIENMRREGYELAVSRPEVIIREIDGVKMEPFENVTVDIEESSQGKVMEALGERRAELKDMAPDGKGRVRLEYRMPARGLIGFQTDFMTMTSGTGLIYHVFDNYAPFKAGAIGNRHNGVLISNGTGKALAYALFSLQERGKLFVGHTEEVYEGQVVGIHTRDNDLVVNPLKAKQLTNIRASGTDENLILVPAIRMTLEQAMEFIDDDELVEITPKNIRIRKRFLMENDRKRAGAAKKEAS